The sequence GCAGCCCGCCCGCGTCTTCTTTTTCAATCAAGGTATAATCTCCGGTCTTCTCCAGTTCGGCAATGACATGCGCTCCTGCGGGGCCGCTGTCCAGATTTGTGTACAGCACATTCATCTTATGATCTACGTTGCCGCCGGTCATCCATATAATGACGGAAACAATGACGCCAGGCATAAGGATATAGGCGATCACTCCTCTGCGTCTGCCGATCATCCGCTTTACCAAATTCCAGGCAATGGTAATGATATTATGCATGGTAACCCACCTTTCGGTACGAGAAAAATGCTAAGCCCAGCAGCACGAGACAGATCAGCGACAGCATCGTGATACTGCCCGAAATTTGCGCCCACGGGGATTCCAGCATCATTCGCAGGATGCCTCTCATCCCCCAGTGATTGATTGAAATCGCGCCGCCCGTGTTCACCCAGGAATCCGGCAGGGGAGTCATCCCTCCGCTAATAAACGTCATTACCACCGTCAGCCCGCCTGAAATGGACCGTGCCGACGCTGCAGTTCTGGCAAACATAGCTATAATGACCGACAAGGTCAGCGAAGCAAGAATCATTAACAGACATACCAGCGCCAGCAGCCCCGGACGGTTGCCCCAGTACACGCCGAACAGAAAGTGTGTAGCCAAAATAATGGAGGCGCACTGCAGGACGGACACGAGTCCGATGCCAAGCATTTTTCCCATAAAGAGTTCCCCGCCCTTCACCGGCATGGAGCCGATCCGGAACAATGTATGGTTATCCTTTTCACTGTACAGGCTGGTGATCACCATCTGTCCGCACATTAGCAGGAACATCAGAAGCATCGCAGCCGCGTAATACTGGGAAGCGGTGTAGGCTGGGCCTCCTTCATCCAACTTGCCGAGCACCACGGCCGGATTGCCTTTTCCGCTCTCCGTCATCGCGCTAATCGCCTGGGGTCCAAGCGTCATGGCAGCGGCCTGCTTATAATTGATGCTGCTCAGGAAATTATCGAACACGGTTCCTGCGACCATATTGTCCGTCCGGTTTTTGCCGAGAATATATTCAAGCCGCGCTTCCTTCCCGCTCATGATATCCTTATCGAATCCCGCCGGAACGATGACGGCATAGCCGTATTCTCCCGAACGCACGCCGCTTACCGCCGCTTCCCGGCTGTCTGCGGTTTCCGGTGTAATGATCTCCGCGACCTCTGGCGACTTCAGGAAGTTCCCTATCAGCTGCGAGCGCTCGGAGGGGTTCGCTGCCGCATCGACAATGCCCACCCGGAAAGAATCGATCCTCTGGTCCTTACCTCCACCCATAACGCCGGAAAGCGCCGAGCCAAGCAGGAAAATCAGCAAAATCGGCAGCAGAAACAGGTTGATCAGCATCGAGCGGGAACGGAGCAGGCGCCGCAGCTCATACGCCGCAATTGTCCAAATATTTGCCATAGCCCTCTCCTCCTAATCCCGTAAAGTCCGTCCGGTCAGGCTTAAGAATAAAGTCTCCAGATCCGGTTCCTCGATTTGCAGCGTCTGAATGACGCCCCCATGCTTGGCGAAAATAAACAGGATATCCTGCAGCTCGCTTTGGGACGACGGCAGATACAGCTCCAGCGTCTCGCCTTCGGCTTCCACCCGGGTCACCCGGGGATGCTGCTTAAGCTCCAGAATCAGGTCTGGCGTGATACTGCCCGCTTTAATGATGATTTTCTCTTCGTGGGCGACCCGTTCCCGCAGCTCTTTTTCCGTCCCGCAAGCAATGATATGCCCCTTATCCATAATCGCCACCCTGTCGCATATCGCTTCAACCTCTTCCATGTAGTGGCTCGTATAGATGACGGTTGAGCCCAGCTTATTGAGCGCTTTAACCGATTCAAGGATATGGTTTCGGGATTGCGGGTCGATTCCCACCGTCGGCTCATCCATAATAATCAGCTTGGGCCGGTGCATAATGGCGCAGGCAATGTTCAGCCGCCGTTTCATCCCTCCGGAAAAAGTGGACGGCTTTTCTTTCGCACGGTCGGCGAGTCCGGTAAACTCCAGCGCCTCCTGCACCCGCTCCTTCAGCAATTCGCCGCGCAGGCCGTACAGTTTGCCGAAAAAGGATGCATTTCCCCAGGCAGTCAGGTCTTCGTACAGCGCCAGATCCTGGGGGACGAGCCCGATTCTTTTTTTGGCCTCAAGCGGCTGGTTCGCTACGGAAATACCATCAATGACTATGCTTCCCCCGTCCATCTTCAGCAGGCCGCAGAGCATGCTGATCGTCGTGCTTTTGCCCGCGCCGTTCGGACCGAGCAGACCGAATATTTCCCCTTCATTAATGCTTAGGTTCACATGATCCACCGTCAGCTTGCTGTCATATCTTTTTATCACATCGGTTAGTGAAGCAAGTGCCATCGTTCATCTCTCCTGTCCCTTATTCTTCATGCTTTCATTGTAGCGCAGCATCGAAGCCACCGAAGGTACGGAAGGTCATGAAGTGAAGGTGACTTAAGTCATCTCTTGTGAAGAAGCGGCCAAACCCGCGTCCCGCAGTATATAGGATGTGCTAAGATGGAAGTATGATGATACCCCCCTTGCCAAGATTAGCCATTCACTGAAAAAAGGCTGGTTGCAGGGGAGGATACTTAATCTTTATCTCTAGTGAAAAGGATGACGGCGTGTGACCAAGGAGCTGAAGCTGCTGCGGTATGGACTCATTGCCATCCCGGCATTTATCTCGATGTACGTTCAGGACTATGCCAATTATGACCGGTTCACCCTGCGTCTGCTGATTCTGCTGCTGCTGGCAACGCTGGGAGCGCGCCTGCCGGCACGGTTTACCATAGGGATGGCCGCGCTGGAAATGCTGTACTCTTCCTGGCTGTGCTCCAGGTACGGAAGCCTGATGGTATTCCCCTCCCTGTCTGTGCTGCTGGTCTATTTCCGCCTGCGTCCCGGCTCGCTGCCTCTGCTTTTTGCGGGGATTCATCTGACCGTGCTGAACGCTGCCGTCATGGAAGAAGCTCCGGTGATTCGCGCCTGGGTGAATCTGGTGTTTCTGCTGGCTGCCGTGCTGTGCTCCCAGCTTCACTCGGCGGGACGCGGCCGGGAGGAGACGCTGCATCTGTATGACGAGCTGCGCAAAAAGCATTTCGAGCTGGACGAAGCCCGTGATCGGCTGCTCCAATTCGCGTCCCAAGTAGAGAATGCCGCCCAAGCCGAGGAACGGGTCCGGATTTCCCGCCAGCTGCATGACGATATCGGCCATCGGCTGATCCGCGTCAAAATGATGATGGAAGCCGCCCTGCACACGCTTCCCTCCGCGCCGGAAGCGGGCATGTCCATGATGCGGCAGGTGCGCGATCAGCTTGCGGAGAGCATGGATGACCTGCGCGCCGCCGTAAGGCGCATCGGCCGGGGTCCGCATCTTGAGGGAGCCTATGCCCTGGACCGGCTGCTGGAGGAGACCGGCCGGGACACCGGCATTGAGACCTCATATACGGTCGAGGGTGCGCCTTTTCCGCTCTACCCGAGCTTTCAGGTCGTGCTGTACAAAAATGCCCGCGAAGCCATCACCAACGGACTGCGGCACGGGCAGGCGACATCGGTCGGCATCAAGCTCTGCTACAGCCCGTCCGAAGTCACGATGGAGATCAGCAATAACGGAAAGACAATGGAAGAATACGGCGGCGAGATGGCGGAGAGGAGCGGCAACAACCGGGGCAATGGAACACCCTCGGAGCGGTTGCCCGGCGTGAAGCAGGGATTGCAGGAACGTAACGGCAACAACCGGGACAAAGGCCCTCGCCCGGAGCGGTTGCCCGGCGTGAACCAGGGATTGCCGCTTACCGGCGCTGCCGGAGGCATGGGGCTAAAAGGGATGGAGGAACGAACCCGGCTGGTCGGCGGAACATTCGAGGTCCGGGCTGCATATCCCTTCACTGTCATAACAAAGCTGCCGGTCTATAAGCAAAGTGAGATTATGTAGAGCGGCAGAGCAGATTTTTTACAGAAAGGGGAACTTCCAAGATGATTAAAGTCGTAATCGTGGACGACGATTCTTTTATAAGGGAAAGTCTGAAGGTGCTCATTGGCATGGACCCGGATATTCAGGTAACGGGGGCCGCAGGAGATGGCGGCGAGGCGCTGAAGCTGCTGGAGAACGGGGCGGAAGCCGATGTCGTGCTGATGGATATCCGCATGCCCGGCATTGACGGTGTGGAGGGAGCGCGGCTGATCAAGCAGCGTTATCCGCAGGCTGCCGTGCTGATGCTGACCACCTTCGACGATGACGAATATATTATCGAGGCGCTCAAAGGCGGAGCCAGCGGTTATCTGCTCAAAAATATCCCCCCGGACCGCATTATCCAGGGCATCAAGACGGTCCATGAAGGCAATATGCTCATTCATCCCGACATTGCCCGCAAGCTGGCGAGCTTTCTTCAGCCGGCAGCCGGAACCACATCCCCCTGTCCGCTGGAATCATACGGGCTAACCAAGACGGAGCAGTCGGTCGTCGCAGCGATCGCCGAAGGACATTCGAACAAGGAAATTGCCGCTGAACTATTCCTAAGCGAAGGCACGGTCAAGAACTACATAACCGAAATTTTGAGCAAGCTGGGACTCCGGGACCGGACGCAAATCGCTATTTTTTATTTGAAAAATGGGCGGTGAATCCGAGCATCATTCGTAGAAGGCCAAAAAGACGGCTTCACCTGTGAAATCAGTGCCTGCATGTGTGATTCAGCAAGAAAAAGGATCAGTGCCTGCTATGTAATTCAGCATGAGAGGACGACTTAAGTGGGATGATGAGGCTTGCCTTCTAGTGAGCTGAGGTTTGCTTTCCAGTGGCTGAGGTTTACCTTCCAGTGGGTAACAAGCGGGGGTGCCTCTCAGAGTGGACACCAATTAGGGGGCTGCCCCTTACAATGGTCTGCGAAGCGTTCCCGTAAAGGCAACGTAGACGGCTGCTGCAGGAGGTTTCGAAAAATTACTGCATTTGTACATCCATTTCTCGTAAAAAATCGCTCCCTAGACCCGTTCCTGCAAATGCGCAGGCATTTCGTCCCCCTTCTCCCCGTTTCGGCGTGCAAGCATCAAAATAACTGCACCACAGCAGCAATTCCCTCTTCCGGACGAAATCCACCGGGAATACCTGCAGGTTTGCAGGAAATTTCCGCCTATTTAGGCTGAGTAACGGCCCCCATTGTTCCTTCATTCGCCTCTGCGCAGCGATGGACGGCAAGGTGGCCTCTCCCGGCGTGAGTTATGCAGGGCTCAGCGCGCGGGGAGCGGCCAGCACGTATGCCTATAGGGGCACGTTGTGCAGTATTAAGCGTACATCGGGAGCGCCCGCGTTATGCAGCAGCACATGCACATCGGGAGCGTCTGTGTTATGCAGCACACATGCGCACCGGGAGCGCTCGCATTATGCAGCAGTATATGCACATCGGGAGCGTCCGCGTTATACAGAAGCACATGCACATCGGGAGCGGACATGTATGCAGCAGTACATGCACATCGGAAGCGGACGCGTATGCACCAGTACATGCCGAAGTAGCCGAGCTTGGGAACCGCTGCTGCCCGCTGCGGCGGCCGATTTAATATTGCAGCAGAAGAACGAGGCAAAAAGAAACGGCTTCGCCGTCCTTTTAGGGACGGTACCGTTTCTCGTAGAAATATAAGACCAAACGATAGGCGCGAAGCTTATAACGTCTTATTTTTAACAAAAGCCCGGATTCCGATCTCTCGTAAATCCGGGCTTGTCCCGTTCTGTTGGCGCAATGCGGCTTGCCGCCATTATTCGTTCGTTGCGGGCTTATCGTTTCGCCGATTTCGCTCCGCCGGAGCCTTGCAGCGGTCCGGGCGATCCGGGCGCGGGCAGCGCAGCGGTCGTCTCTCGCGCAGCCGCTGTCTCTTGCGCGGCCGCTGCCTCTCGCGCAGTAGCTGCCTCTTGCGCAGCTGCCGTCTCTCTCCGGGACGGCAGCTCCGAGGCGACGGACGGCCTGCGGCGGGCGCCCGTCGTCATGAGGGCAATGCCCACAATGCCGGCAGGCTTCTCCGGTGCCGTCGTATCTTCATCCGGCTGGGGCGCCAAAATGACGCCCAGCAGATGATGGTCGCCGTCGTAAATGGCGCGCTGCAGGTACTTGCTCTCGCCTGCGGCGTTCTGCACCTCCAGCTTGCAGAACGCCGGACTCTTGCGCAGCGCCTCATGCAGCTGCTGCGCCTCGCCGGTCAACGCTTCGCCGTTGACCTTCAGCAAGACCTCGCCCGGCAGGATGCCCAGCTCCTGCGCGGGGCTGCCGGGCAGCACGGCCAGCACCTTCAGGCCGTGCGGCGGATGCACGAAGAAGGGGCTGCTGCGGCGCTCCTCCAGAGCGCCGTACCACACCAGCCCTTCGTGCAGCAGCAAAGCCGCGAGCGCCGCGAGCAGCGTCAGCGGGCTGTACCGGGCCGCGAGCAGCGCGAGGCCCAGCAGGATGGCGCCGCAGAGCAGCAGCCGTCCCGAGATGCGGGCCGCTTTGCTCTGCGGCAGCATGCCCGTCGTCAGTTGGCTGAAGCCGATGACGACAGGCAGCGAGACAAGGCCGAGGCCTCCGCCGAGCAGCGTCGGCCACGGCAGCACGCCGGCTCCCGCGCCTGCGGGAATCAGTAGGAAGAGCGGCAGCGGCCAGAATGCCTCCATCCGGTATCCGCCCACCACGCGGCCGCGCTTGCCTTCCAGAAACAGCGGCGTCGCAAGCCGAGGACCTTGCCAGCGGGCCAGCAGTGCCTCGGCGACATGCAGGATGGCTGCCAAAGCCAGCAGTGCGGGAATATCCATTCCTCTTACCGCTGCTACGACCTCACCGCCGAGACCCCCGGGAAGAAAGCCGGGGAAGAAGGACAGGACAAACTGAATAATACCAAGCAGGCCGATGGAATACGCGAAGCAGAAGTACCGCACCCGGAACAGCAGCAGAGCCAGGCTGACCACCCAGATGCAGACTACTGCCGGACCCGTTACCGAAACGCCGAGCAGGATGGCTGCCAGCGAGACGAGAATTCCCGCAGCCAGCCCCGTCCCTATGGCGCGCCATATTTCCCTGCCCCAGCTGTGCAGCTTTACATGAATGAGCCGCCGCTCCAGCAGCGTCTGCCTGCGGTAATAGAGGGCCATGAACAGCAAAGCGATATAATAAAAGGGCTGCGCCAGCATATGCAGCGCGGCATTCCCCAAGCTTGCCAGCAGTTCCAGCATGTCATTCAAACCGATCGTCACGCTCCTTTGGCTGCGATAACTTAAGTCGCGGCTTCATCCTCTATTCTAATGGAATGGGATAGTCAAAGACAGGCTTTTTAAACGGAAAATATTAGGTTCCGCTCTTTAGCGGCATGAAAAAAGAAGGCTGTAATCAGCCTTCTTATGAATTCGACGCCTTCGCCCCGATTTCCTTCCGTATCTCTTCAATTCCCCGGTTGCGCTGATTGTCGTTCACAGGGTTTCGGATCGCCTTAATCAAGGCGGCTTCCAGCGCCTCCGCCGTCTTGGCGTCAATAATACCGGTAGCTTTCAGCTTGGCCGCGCTCTGGAATTTCTTCACCGCGTCCTTCGTGCCGGTGTCAAAATATCCGTCTTTGCGCCCCGGCTTATAGCCCAGACCGTCCAGCATCGTCTGCGCGCTCTTCACATTCGAGCTGTTAGAGTTGTACTGGAGCGGTGCACTCTTATCGATTGGCGTCACCGAAAAATAATCCGGCTGAGCCACCGCGATATCCGGCTTAATTCCCTTGCCGTGAATCCAGCTGCCGTTCGGCGTCAGCCATTTGGCGATCGTAATCTTAAGCAGACTGCCGTCGCCAAGCTGCTTGTCAAAGCTGGTCTGCACGGTTCCCTTACCGAAAGAATTATCGCCGATCAGCTTGGCTCCGGCGGACTGCTGCAGCGCTCCCGCCAAGATCTCAGATGCGCTCGCGCTGCCTTTATTCATCAAGACGGCGACCGGATAATCCTTGCCTCTGCCCTTGGAGGTCGTGAGTTCACGTTCCTTGTTCTTGTTCTCGACTTGAACGATCGTCTTGCCTCTTGGCACGAACTGCTCGGCAATATCGATGACAACCGGCAGCACGCCGCCGGGATCGTTGCGGACGTCAATGACAAGACCTTTGAGTCCCTTCTTCTCCAGCTTGGCCAACTCTTCCTTGAAGCGGTCGGCGGTGTTCAGCGAGAACTGCGTAATCTCGATCACGCCAACACCGTTCTTCTCCATGGAGGAGTAGACCGTCTCCAGTGTCACGTTATCCCGTTTGATATTGAACGTCAGGGGCTGAGCGGAACCGCTTCGCTGGATGACGAGAACCGCTGTGCTGCCTTTCGGGCCGCGAATTTTGGCGACCGCGTCGTTCAAATCCATTCCTGTAAGCGATGTTCCGTTCACGGAGACAATAATATCCTTCGCCTGAATTCCGGCCTTCTCCGCCGGCGAGCCTTTGATCGGCGACACGACAACGACTTTGCCGTCATCCGAGGCGACCTCGGCTCCAATGCCGGTGAACGAGCCCTCAATGCTCTCTTCGAATTTCTCCGCCGTTTCCTTGGCCATGTAATTCGAATAAGGATCGCCGAGCGCTTCCATCATCCCGTTAACCGCGCCGTCGATCAGCTTGCTTCGATCCACGCTCTTGTAGTAATTTCTTTCGATCAGACTAAGCGTCGTCCCAAGCTTCTTCGCTTCGCTCTGCGCAAGCCCGCCGCTTGCCGGGGCGGATGCCACGCTTTCTCCGGCAGCTTGTCCGGAAAAGAGCGAGCCCGTCACCGCCAGCGTTAACAGACTGCCGCACAGCAGAGCTGCGATAACCATAAAAGCCGCTGTGCTCTTTTTTAACATGAAGCCTTCACCGTCCCTTCTTGTCCACCATGCCGTCAGCCTGAGGTCCGTCCCGTAAGATCGGTCTGACTTCCAGTATATGCCGTAATGCTAAATATTATTTATAATACCGCTAAATCATAAGTAATCCATCGGTTCTACGGGCTTTCCGTCAATCCGTACTTCGAAGTGAAGATGGGGTCCTGTTACCCGGCCAGTGGCGCCCGATTCCGCAATAGTCTGTCCGCGCTCCACCTTGTCTCCTACGCTAACCTTGATTCCGCCCTCGCGAATGTGTCCGTACAGCGTCCACATGCCGCCGCCGTGATCGATAACGACGCAGTAGCCGTAGCCGCTCCACCATTCCGCGACAATGACGGTGCCCGCTTCGGCCGCATGAATGTCCGTGCCCTGCGGAACGGCGAAGTCAACGCCGGTATGCAGCTTGCGATCTCCCGTCACCGGATGAATCCGGTAGCCGTACGGCGAAGACACCCGCGCGCTGCCCACGGGCAGCAGCAGCGGACCGCTGCCGCTGGCGTAGGTGCTGCTCGAGTCATCGCCGCCATGCTCCGCGCCGGAATCGCCGGAGCTGCTGGCCGCTGCCGCCGCTGCTCTTCTCGCCGCTTCCTCGGCCGCTCTTTTTGCTGCTGCCGCCTTGGCCGCCGCCGCTCTTCTTGCCGCTTCTTCAGCCTTCAGCTTGTCCTTCTGGTCTTCGAGCGCCGCCCGCTGGCTTGCTAACTGTACCAGCTTGGCGTTCTGCTCCTGGCTGATATCCTCCGCATCTTCGATGGCTTTGTCGTAATAAGCGATCAGCTCCTGCTTCTCGGCTTCCTTCTCCTTCAAGACGCTCCGCTGCGATTCCAGATCAGTGTACAGCTGCTTGGCCTGGGCGTACTGCCCTTCCAGCTCTTTCTTCTTTTGGGTAACGGTCGCTTCATCCCGTTTATGCTGGTCCAGCAAATCCTGGTCCTGGTCCACGATTAGCTTAAGCGAATCCGCGCGGTCAAGGAAATCCGAGAAGCTCTTGGAAGAGAGCAGCACGTCGAGGTAAGACACCGCTCCATCCGTATACATGAGACGCACGCGGGATTCAATCAGCTTCTGCCGCGAATCCACCCGCTCCTGCGCAGCGTCCAGTTCGGATGCCGTCGTCTTCAGCGACTGCTCGGTGTTATCGATTTTGGCGGATATCTGCTTCATTTCGCCCTTTACCAGTCCAATCTGGCCGAGCACATATTGCAGATTCTGGTTCGTCTTATTTTTGTAGTGCTGAGCCTGTTGGCCTTGGGAAGCCGCTTTTTCCTGCTGCGATTTCGCACTCTTCACATCCTGCTGCAGCTGCTTAAGCTGCTTGTCGATTTCGGCGACGGTTGGTTTCTTGGCATATCCTTCCGAGGGCTGGAACATTACGGCAGACAGCAGCAATACGGCTAAACCGGCGGCTATTTTTCTCAACTCACGTTCCCCGTCCTTTGTCTTCATAATTCAGATCTTCAAAAACTTGCGGATGGACACGGTGCTTCCCCAGATGCCGATCAGCACCCCAAGTCCGAGCAGCAGACCGCTCAGCTGCATCCAGATATCGGTAAAGGGCAATAGTCTCCACCCCATCAGCGGATCACCCTTCATGGATGTATTCAGACCGGAATACCCGGCATACAGTACCCCGACGGTAATCAGCGAGCCAAGCAGCCCGATCAGCGCGCCCTCGATAAAGAACGGCCAGCGGATAAAAGCATTCGTCGCCCCCACCAGCTTCATAATTCCAATCTCCTTGCGGCGGGCCAGTATGGTCACCCGGATCGTATTGGAAATCAGGAACATCGACATGACACCGAGCCCTGCGACAAAAACAAACCCGACGTTGCGGACCGTGCGCGTGATTTTGAACAGAGTCTCCACTGCGCCCTCCCCATATTTCACCTTGTAGATCGGTTTCTCGGGGTGTGTATCGTTCAGCGCCTTGATCTTATCCGCCACAAACGGCACGGTCGTCGCCTTCACAACTTCCACCCGGAAAGCGTCATTAAGTGGGTTATTGTCTTTGTCGAACCCTTCCAGTATGTTGTCGGCATCCGGCCCCAAATCCTTTCGCAGCTCTTCCAGTCCCTGATCTTTGGGGACGAACTCGATTTTGCTGACCTCGGGCATGCTGCCGATCTCATTCTGGAGCGTCTCTCGCAGCGCTTGATTTGTCTCCAGCGTCAAATGAACGGTGATCTGCACTTGACTGTCCGCCTTGTCCGCCAGTGAATTCACATTTAATACCAATAAAATAAAGACGCCCAGCACGAGCAAGGAGACGACAATGGATGTGATGGAGGCCACCGACATCCAGCCGTTGCGGAATACGTTCTTGAAGCCTTCCCGCACATGCCGCAAGAAGGTTTTAAAACTCATATCCGTATTCTCCTCTCAGTTGGTCTCTGACGATCAGTCCATGCTCGATGGCTAGCACGCGTTTGCGCATTTTGTTCACGATATCCCGGTTATGGGTGGCCATGACTATCGTTGTGCCGCGAAAATTAATTTCATCCAGCAGCTGCATAATGCCCCATGACGTCTCCGGGTCCAAATTGCCCGTAGGCTCGTCCGCCACAATGACCGAGGGATTGTTGACGATAGCCCGGGCGATGGCGATCCGCTGCTGTTCCCCGCCGGAGAGCTGGGAAGGCTCGCGATTCGCTTTGGAACGCAGGCCCACCAGATCTAGCACTTCGTTCACCCGTTTCTTGATCTGCTTTTTCGGCGCTTCGATAACCTCCATCGCAAACGCGATATTTTCAAAAGCCGTCAGCTTCGGAAGCAGCCTGAAATCCTGGAATACTACGCCGATATTGCGGCGGACGTAGGGGATTTTGCGCGGCTTCAGCTTGCCGATATTGAACCCCCCCACGGAAATCTGGCCCTTGGTCGGCGCTTCTTCTCTATAAATCAATTTCATGAACGTCGATTTGCCCGCGCCCGACGGGCCGACGATATATACGAATTCGTTGCGGTCGATTTTGACCGACACTCCTTGAAGTGCATGGGTGCCATTTGGATATGTCTTCCAGATATCCTGCATTTCGATCATCTTTATCACTTCCCGATTCTGACTTATCCGTTCCACGCTCTTCGGCATTCACTGTAAAGCTTTCATAAACTGCGATATGACCACAGACGTATCTATTGTAACAAATCCGTAACTGCTTGAGTACCCGAAAGTTTTGCTGGGACCCTGCATATATTTGAATGATCAATCCTGGGCCCGCGTCCTTATAACTATATCGGCATGGCGGACCCTATTTCTAAAGACCTATGCGGCAGAACCGGCGCCTCTTGGCGCAAATTTTCGGTATCAGAGGAGACGACATTGCGATGAGAAAAACACATGGCGCCCTGATTGCGCTAATCGGACTGATTTTAGCGGCTTCGCTAGTATACGGGGGGCTGTATTTATATGCGGGACAGCGCAGTGTGCCGAAGGGGACCATGCTTGCGGGCTGGAGTGTCGGCGGAATGGATATCGCGCAGGCGCGTGCGGAACTGGACCGGAAGCTACAAGCGCTGCATGAAATCCCGATCACACTAACGGGAGACGGGGAGACGGAAATTCGGATTACACTTAAGGAAGCTGGGGTTACATATCATGCTGACGGGTTTTTGCAGAGCCTGAACCGGCTGACGGACGGGAGCCTGCTGGAGC is a genomic window of Paenibacillus durus ATCC 35681 containing:
- the ftsE gene encoding cell division ATP-binding protein FtsE; this encodes MIEMQDIWKTYPNGTHALQGVSVKIDRNEFVYIVGPSGAGKSTFMKLIYREEAPTKGQISVGGFNIGKLKPRKIPYVRRNIGVVFQDFRLLPKLTAFENIAFAMEVIEAPKKQIKKRVNEVLDLVGLRSKANREPSQLSGGEQQRIAIARAIVNNPSVIVADEPTGNLDPETSWGIMQLLDEINFRGTTIVMATHNRDIVNKMRKRVLAIEHGLIVRDQLRGEYGYEF